A DNA window from Ostrea edulis chromosome 5, xbOstEdul1.1, whole genome shotgun sequence contains the following coding sequences:
- the LOC125651056 gene encoding uncharacterized protein LOC125651056 codes for MTYHPSNNMMYPPSNNMTYHTSNNMTYHTSNNMTYHTSNNTTYHTSNNPSNNMTYHPSNNMTYHPSNNMTYPPSNNMTYHTSNNMTYPPSNNMTYHTSNNTTYHTSNNPSNNMTYHPSNNMTYHPSNNMTYPPSNNMTYPPSNNMTYHPANNMTYHPSNNMTFYPSNNMTYHPANNMTYHPANNMTYHPANNMTYHPANNMKYLTSNNMTYHPSNIMTYHPANNMTFYPANNMTYHPANNMTYHPANNMTYHPANNMTYLPSNNMTYHPSNNMTYHPANNMTYLPSNNMTYHPSNIMTYHPSNNMTYHTSNNMTYPPPNNTKRFTTKMNIKVPPEPVNRLTLTSGCADTAYLRCRVGENLQILVPAEQSQSKMQHIHHR; via the exons ATGACGTATCACCCATCCAATAACATGATGTATCCCCCATCCAATAACATGACGTATCACACATCCAATAACATGACGTATCACACATCCAATAACATGACGTATCACACATCCAATAACACGACGTATCACACATCCAATAACCCATCCAATAACATGACGTACCACCCATCCAATAACATGACGTATCACCCATCCAATAACATGACATATCCCCCATCCAATAACATGACGTATCACACATCCAATAACATGACATATCCCCCATCCAATAACATGACGTATCACACATCCAATAACACGACGTATCACACATCCAATAACCCATCCAATAACATGACGTATCACCCATCCAATAACATGACGTATCACCCATCCAATAACATGACATATCCCCCATCCAATAACATGACATATCCCCCATCAAATAACATGACGTATCACCCAGCCAATAACATGACATATCACCCATCCAATAACATGACGTTTTACCCATCCAATAACATGACGTATCACCCAGCCAATAACATGACGTATCACCCAGCCAATAACATGACGTATCACCCAGCCAATAACATGACGTATCACCCAGCCAATAACATGAAGTATCTCACATCCAATAACATGACGTATCACCCATCCAATATCATGACGTATCACCCAGCCAATAACATGACGTTTTACCCAGCCAATAACATGACGTATCACCCAGCCAATAACATGACGTATCACCCAGCCAATAACATGACGTATCACCCAGCCAATAACATGACGTATCTCCCATCCAATAACATGACGTATCACCCATCCAATAACATGACGTATCACCCAGCCAATAACATGACGTATCTCCCATCCAATAACATGACGTATCACCCATCCAATATCATGACGTATCACCCATCCAATAACATGACGTACCACACATCCAATAACATGACGTATCCCCCACCCAATAACACGAAAAGGTTTACGACCAAGATGAATATAAAGGTCCCtccc GAACCAGTAAATCGATTAACACTTACATCCGGTTGCGCTGACACTGCCTACTTACGCTGTCGTGTCggagaaaatttacaaattctaGTCCCTGCTGAGCAAAGCCAAAGTAAAATGCAGCATATACACCATAGATGA